Part of the Mytilus galloprovincialis chromosome 14, xbMytGall1.hap1.1, whole genome shotgun sequence genome is shown below.
cttcaactgtttcggttttATACATcattggatttcaaatattcgaCTTTAAGCGTTACTGATGAAAGTAAATCCTCCAAAAAAAGCGCGTCGAGCGCATTgaattttgttgttttcattttcccCTATTATTTAGAAACTGGGATATATTTAGACTCATGGACTATACTTTATAGTGACTTCTATATTGAAGACATATTTAAGTGGGTTGTAATACTTGTATGCATACATGTGACACTCCTGTCACTTGATATCTTGAATGATTCTAAAGCATTCCATTTtacataagttaaaaaaaatgtttaatgcaCTACGAACTCTAATTTGTAAATTCCAACAAGTATTGATTGAAACCAATTTTACTTTATTGACAAAGAACTACATAAACACATTTTGAAGGTTTTTAAATCATTCTAGACACTTATAAATCACTTGCGCTTGGATCATAGGTTCTATGCTTATGTGTTgtagaattttatattatattcgtCACACACTAAAAAGGATCCACAATCCAAGTGCCTGCGTGTATAATACCATGCACTGTCAAAGAAGTGACAACATGCCTTTAGCTTTCATAATTTGGGTTTTACCGTTTCTGGTGGAACTAAATCAAGAAAGCCTCGTATGCACCAACtttatttattatcaaatatatgttttatctGAGCAAAGAACGTGCTTCTAAACAATATGTTTTTCCCAAACTAACAGAATTGTGAAAAACGTGAAAGGTCAATTGTACCGATTTTTCCAACTTTCGACCTCATTAATGAGTTGtggcaaatgacaaaaaaaacatacaaataatccTCGTCGCTGGTGTTTTTACTGTTTTCGTTgttatcattaatttttattttccttcaagATAAACTTTCGTTTTTCGTATTGTCTAATATACTTTCGTCTATATAGACTTTTGTGGCATATCGCTTGTcttcttgattttatttttattttttacaattcgTGTTATGCTCTGCTTTTACTTATAATTTTTGCATTGACTTTTTGGTATCGTTTTGCTTAATTTATATCTTACTCTCGAATAATATATTACGAGAAACATACGACTTATAGACTTGTACATCTTCCATATTGCTATCTTTGACAGGATGCCATTGTAGTTGTCTGACAGTTGGTGTAATGGCGGCGTTCTGGAATTTTGGTACGGCCAGGTTAACCTGTCGCTCTTGTTGAGAATACGTCTGTGGAGGATTCAACATACGTACCACAGGCACTAGTTCTGGAACTCtgaaatattcaatttgaaaaactattaaaaagtaaaatcacaaaaatactgaactccgagggaaattcataatggaaagtccctaatcaaatggcaaaatcaaatgataaaacacatcaaacgaatagacaacaactgtcctattcttgacttggtacataaAAAACTTTCATATAAAATAAAGCCAATTCTAAATTGCAAGTGACACATTTCGAATaatttcaaatgatataaaagataattataaGTCGTTAAGTTACGCccttgatatatattttgttgatagatcatgaattatatatattttaaaagtgctgaatccaaagaaaaaaatcattgattgtaaaaaaaaaacgacttTATTACTGGCCAACGACACTGTAGGTAACACAGAAATAAATATGTTTGACTGATAGGCGGTTTTTTTTCTACTACCTCAATGACGGTTCATATCCAAAACGGCTAAATATTTTATCGTCGTCATCCTCCGATTTGAAATCATCTCTATGGGAGATACTTGGTAAGCGGTAAGGAATATTTGTTGTCACATCGTCATCCAATAAAGAAAGTTCCCGGCTGTACGATGTTGTAAGTCTACTCTTGGAACCTGATGGTAAACTTCGGGCAGTTTTACTCCATctagaaatggaaaattaacaatttgaGCAGTCCAATAAATTTAATCACACGAAAAAGTATGGTAGATGAAAGTGTCAAACGACATATGAATGTTCGTTTTTGTTCGCTTCATATGTCTAAATAAATCAATTTCATAATTTGGTTAACAAAATAAACGaattgagaaaagaaaaaaatgggaaAGCGTATAGCCCTGCTTCTAACTAAGAGCCGAGACgtataataaactcatcaaagacaCCAGACTTCAAACATTTACGCCAGATGTGCGCGTTTCATCTATAAAAGACTCAGCAGTGAAGTTCAACCCAAtcaagttaaaaaggcaaaataattacaattatctccattcaaaatactttttttgtagCAGTCAGTGATTTGTAATTGATTTGATTACctaatttcatgaaaattaaaccTACCTCAAATAATGTGCACCATTATAAGGGTCAGCTTCAATATCCGGGAAATGTTTTAAAGAACTGGTACTCATTTTGTTTAAATCCTTGAATTCTTATTTTCCAAATGATGTCGAACCAAACTTTTCAAATGCTTACTTTCAAACATACAACATCGTGTTttctatttggttttgttttctttAGATGTTTAATGCTTTTATATCCTTTTGTGACTTTATGCATTCTGTATAATAGTTACGTTAAAATCTAATAtccatatttaaaaaatcatgaaCATATGCTTAAGTTCATAATCTGATGCATTTGTGATTATTTTGGATTAAAACGAATTAAATTTCACAGTGAATTAAAACTTGCATGACGCTATGCGTTGGTATATAGTTACTTTATGACTACTCAAATCAGTGTTTCTTTTTCAAACATATCCTCCTTTACAAATAGTACAATGCAGAAAAAATAAAAAGCGATTTAAATGCCCTATTCAAATTATGATTTATACAAAAATAGCAATTTTTCTCGACAATCAGATATCCCATACAAAGGACCTCATAACATAGTATTGTACTCTTTTCAAAAGTTGTAAAGATTAGCGCCTTGACAACATAAAGGTCGAAAATTGTTCAATGTAAAATTTTGTGTATTGGCTTCCGTACAAAGGCATGTGTTCTAGACAATAGAATTTACATTCTACTACTAATAATCTGTGGCGTTTATGGAAATAAACAATTGTTTGTGGTAAACAATAAATCTGATCGATTTCATATCCCGTCGTCACTTTTGAAATGAGATCTCAACCTTTTGTggtatttcatttcaaatttgaattGTAAAGAAACATTTTCAGCTTTGAATACATCAGGACACTAATTATAATGACTTCCATTAATCAATAGGGATACAAAACATCTGATTCAGTCGACGATACAGAGCCGAGTAAATGATTTCAAGTGTAATCCTAAGTATTTGAACGTCaaaatttatttcttattaaagATTAAGGGGATATATATCTAAAtttaatattattagttacatagtgtgctagtaaCCTAACACGgtatatatatggggtcagtaaattccatatggagttcgctctcatcccatatggaatttactgaccccatatataccgtattgggtcactagcacactatgtgaCGAATTTATCTtacgactatcttaacgtgtgaaatttagactaatgacctatcaaaatgagcaagtcttcaatactgttagcataaAGAAACTatatacttccattgatcctacaaaaataGATACCAACAATAGCAAttaacttgttaggtttaaatgtgttttatgaatctattaaacaggtcgagaactctagatttctttacgtcagaatatatttgcatagtaatttcccaaacacaaggccaatacggccttgaaaaactgaccaatcgactcaatgagctacaatgcactgtgggctactacgagtttactacaaactgaaaacacgtggaattagtggaagaactgtcaactaat
Proteins encoded:
- the LOC143058682 gene encoding uncharacterized protein LOC143058682 isoform X2, which produces MSFSAKSNKSVRWSKTARSLPSGSKSRLTTSYSRELSLLDDDVTTNIPYRLPSISHRDDFKSEDDDDKIFSRFGYEPSLRVPELVPVVRMLNPPQTYSQQERQVNLAVPKFQNAAITPTVRQLQWHPVKDSNMEDVQVYKSMIGNQRQRSNGDYFRPEPSPSPISRTDSPTKSIKSIHWMLGSAKHPMFDNKGRTRNQGPFSREFTVTCIAPTNWMKMKWGRSRTIIH
- the LOC143058682 gene encoding uncharacterized protein LOC143058682 isoform X3 produces the protein MLPAIRPRWSKTARSLPSGSKSRLTTSYSRELSLLDDDVTTNIPYRLPSISHRDDFKSEDDDDKIFSRFGYEPSLRVPELVPVVRMLNPPQTYSQQERQVNLAVPKFQNAAITPTVRQLQWHPVKDSNMEDVQVYKSMIGNQRQRSNGDYFRPEPSPSPISRTDSPTKSIKSIHWMLGSAKHPMFDNKGRTRNQGPFSREFTVTCIAPTNWMKMKWGRSRTIIH
- the LOC143058682 gene encoding uncharacterized protein LOC143058682 isoform X1 translates to MSTSSLKHFPDIEADPYNGAHYLRWSKTARSLPSGSKSRLTTSYSRELSLLDDDVTTNIPYRLPSISHRDDFKSEDDDDKIFSRFGYEPSLRVPELVPVVRMLNPPQTYSQQERQVNLAVPKFQNAAITPTVRQLQWHPVKDSNMEDVQVYKSMIGNQRQRSNGDYFRPEPSPSPISRTDSPTKSIKSIHWMLGSAKHPMFDNKGRTRNQGPFSREFTVTCIAPTNWMKMKWGRSRTIIH